The sequence TGCCTCAAAGCACATGGGTGAAAAACCTGTCATGATACTTGCCAAAAGCCTTCTGAACAAGACTGACGAACATGTAGATACGAGATTGATCCTGGAGAAGATACGTACGGGGATGATCAAGTCGAATCTGGCCGAGTTCATAGACGATCAGGCTTTCGATCTGGCTCTCGAGCAGCTCAATATGCAGGCGACCGACCTGTACGATAATTCGAAGGCCGCAAAAATCGGGAATTTCGTCGGCGCGAAGTATCTTCTCAGGGGCACTATCACGAACCTGCGCAAGCAGGATGGCCGGGAGACTCTGAATTATATGAACATAACGCTGGTCATCTTCGAGGTCGAGACTCTCATGATCAAATGGACCGACGAGGTAGAATACAAGAGAGGCAGCACCAAGGGCAAGATCCGGGGTTGATCCGCCTTGATGGGAATTTTGTGCCGGCCAGGCACCGTGCCTGGCCGGTGTAACACCCGAATCCGGGGAGATTGATGAAGAAGACCTTGATCCTGGTGGTCCTGCTGATGACTTCCGGGTGTTCCACCTATACGGCAAAGATGGAACTGTCCCGCGATTTCTACTACGATGGCGAGTACGAGAATGCGATAACCGGTGTCGACGAACTTGTCGGAAAAGCTTCGAACAACGATATCCACCTGTTTCTTGCCGAGCGTGGCAAGATGCGGCTCGCGGCGGGGCAGTATGATTCGGCCATCGTCGATCTTCAGAGAGCGGAAAAACGTTTTCACGAGATTGAAGGGACCATCTCTATCAGCGAGATGGTAAAGACATCTGTGAAAAGCGCCGGGTCGATGGAATATCAGCCGGAATCTCACGAAAAGATCATGATCAACACCTATCTGTTGCTTGCCTACTGGCTCAAGGGTGATGCCGAGGGTGCTTTCGTCGAGAGAAACAGGGTCGCCGGAAGACTGAAAAAATATACCGACCAGCTTTCTCAGGAAGATTGGGAAAAGCTGGATGTGCCTTTCGCCAGGTACCTCGTCGCCCTGCTTTACGAGATGGAGGGTCTCGCAGACGATGCCAGGATCGAGTACGATGAAGTGAACAAGATCTATCCCGAGGCGAGGCCAGCTGGCGAGAATACTTTTCTGACAGAGATAGTCGTTTTCGCGGAGATGGGGCGAGGGCCCGTAAAGGTGTCACGGGAGATCAAAGGATATTTCAACAAGGATGCCGGCAACCTTCTTGGATTCTTCGAATTACCAGGAGCCTCCGGCCCCTTGATGGTCAATGCCGGCAGCCTCGGGTCGTTCTCTCCGACTGACGGTGTCGTTTTCAGTTTCGCGTTTCCCCAGTATATCCGGCAGCCTCGTATAGCGGCAAGATGCTCTGTGGTCTTCGACAGTATCGAAGCCGCCGACGCCGTTCTCCTCGATAACATAGAGGAGACGGCGATGACAGCTTTCGGTAAGGATATCGGCAAGATACTTCTCAAGGCGGCTGTCAGGACCTGCCTCCAGACTCTGGCTCAGGAGAAGATCTCCGACAAGAAGGGCGGCATGGTCTTCGATCTTCTGGGAAAGGCTTTTTCAGCGATCGACAAGGCGGACACTCGTTCGTGGCAGACATTACCCGCCGAGGTGCGGGTCTTCCGCATGGAATGCGATCCCGGCGATCATGAAGTGTTGCTGAACTATTATGACGGATCGGGGGCCATTCTCGGTTCTTCACGC comes from Candidatus Latescibacterota bacterium and encodes:
- a CDS encoding penicillin-binding protein activator LpoB, coding for MKRVLLLVLVLVIAVAGCGKKATREIDLTTDKAEDADFSSADLFTITDGMINSMQANGFSQVYASKHMGEKPVMILAKSLLNKTDEHVDTRLILEKIRTGMIKSNLAEFIDDQAFDLALEQLNMQATDLYDNSKAAKIGNFVGAKYLLRGTITNLRKQDGRETLNYMNITLVIFEVETLMIKWTDEVEYKRGSTKGKIRG